The Microbacter sp. GSS18 genome has a segment encoding these proteins:
- the secE gene encoding preprotein translocase subunit SecE yields the protein MVQDEPTGDVVASGDSARREKKPNVFARIALFIRQVFAELRKVVTPTRQELGKFTAVVLGFVVVMMAVVYGLDVLFVWIMSYVFGVPGA from the coding sequence ATGGTTCAGGACGAGCCGACGGGTGACGTCGTCGCGAGCGGCGACAGCGCCCGCCGTGAGAAGAAACCCAACGTCTTCGCGCGGATCGCTCTGTTCATCCGTCAGGTCTTCGCAGAGCTCCGCAAGGTGGTCACGCCCACCCGTCAGGAGCTCGGCAAGTTCACCGCGGTGGTCCTCGGCTTCGTCGTCGTGATGATGGCGGTCGTGTACGGCCTGGACGTCCTGTTCGTCTGGATCATGTCGTACGTCTTCGGGGTACCCGGGGCGTAG
- a CDS encoding PucR family transcriptional regulator gives MAVDADAPTLRALLTRADLHLRLEGDADAAALDRPVRWVHSSDLEDPTPFLSEGLVLLTTGTQFPRSGDDAEPYRAYVRRLADRDIAGLGFGTEVARTGIPPALAAACAEAGLVLFEVPYRTPFIAVARANAEAIAAEAFARRNWALAAQRAISLAALRPDGLGATLSELSRQLDAWVGLFDAAGELSRQHPIAGLDEAAADAVHREVRAVLRRGVRAGSAIQIGGRPFTLQTLGRGGRLRGVIAIASGELDREERGVVTAVIAMAGLALEQQQGLSRAWGALRAGLVQSLLAGDASLAARIARDVWGPLPPEPVSVALTEARGAHHDGLAELLELRADEAHGALFFGRADDGLAIAVPPSSRGVLDEVADRFGIRMGVSDPAAYEEFAAAVDQARIARDRGTEAVTVFADVAATGVLSALPESARALAQAELRPLTDHDHDSGSQLTDTLAAWLDHDCSHEATARALGVHRHTVRTRLGLVERLLGRDLSSFAARAELWAALRALG, from the coding sequence ATGGCCGTCGACGCAGACGCACCGACGCTGCGAGCACTGCTGACGCGGGCCGATCTGCACCTTCGGCTCGAGGGCGACGCCGACGCCGCGGCGCTGGACCGTCCCGTGCGCTGGGTGCACAGCTCGGACCTCGAGGATCCCACGCCCTTCCTGTCCGAGGGGCTCGTCCTCCTGACGACGGGCACGCAATTCCCCCGCAGCGGCGACGACGCCGAGCCGTACCGGGCGTACGTCCGCCGCCTCGCCGACCGCGACATCGCGGGGCTCGGCTTCGGCACCGAGGTGGCGCGCACCGGCATCCCTCCCGCCCTCGCGGCGGCGTGCGCAGAGGCGGGCCTCGTGCTGTTCGAGGTGCCGTACCGCACCCCGTTCATCGCGGTCGCCCGCGCGAACGCCGAGGCGATCGCCGCCGAGGCGTTCGCCCGCCGCAACTGGGCACTGGCCGCACAGCGCGCCATCTCGCTCGCGGCCCTGCGCCCCGACGGACTGGGCGCGACGCTGTCGGAGCTGTCGCGTCAGCTCGACGCCTGGGTGGGGCTCTTCGACGCCGCGGGAGAGCTGAGCCGCCAGCATCCGATCGCGGGCCTGGACGAAGCCGCGGCCGACGCCGTACACCGCGAGGTCCGGGCCGTGCTGCGCCGCGGTGTGCGGGCGGGGTCGGCCATCCAGATCGGGGGCCGCCCGTTCACGCTGCAGACACTCGGGCGCGGGGGACGGCTGCGCGGCGTCATCGCCATCGCGAGCGGCGAGCTCGACCGCGAGGAGCGCGGTGTCGTCACGGCGGTCATCGCGATGGCGGGCCTCGCGCTCGAACAGCAGCAGGGCCTCTCGCGCGCGTGGGGCGCGCTCCGCGCCGGACTGGTGCAGTCGCTGCTGGCCGGCGACGCGTCGCTCGCGGCCCGCATCGCGCGGGACGTGTGGGGGCCGCTGCCGCCCGAACCGGTGTCGGTCGCCCTGACCGAGGCCCGGGGCGCCCACCACGACGGGCTCGCCGAACTGCTCGAGCTGCGCGCAGATGAAGCGCACGGCGCGCTGTTCTTCGGGCGCGCCGACGACGGCCTCGCCATCGCGGTGCCGCCGTCCTCGCGGGGCGTGCTGGACGAGGTCGCCGATCGCTTCGGCATCCGGATGGGCGTCAGCGATCCCGCCGCCTACGAGGAGTTCGCCGCCGCGGTCGACCAGGCCCGAATCGCCCGCGACCGCGGCACCGAGGCCGTGACGGTCTTCGCCGACGTCGCGGCGACGGGCGTGCTGTCGGCGCTGCCGGAGTCCGCGCGCGCGCTCGCCCAGGCCGAGCTGCGGCCTCTCACCGACCACGATCACGACAGCGGCTCGCAGCTCACGGACACGCTCGCGGCGTGGCTCGACCACGACTGCTCCCATGAGGCGACGGCCCGCGCCCTGGGCGTTCACCGCCACACCGTGCGGACGCGCCTGGGGCTGGTCGAGCGCCTGCTCGGTCGCGATCTGTCGTCGTTCGCCGCGCGCGCCGAGCTGTGGGCGGCGCTGCGCGCCCTCGGGTGA
- a CDS encoding pyridoxamine 5'-phosphate oxidase family protein translates to MNETTDAVVPLTDEECWARLQTQELGRLVTHVGDVLDIFPVNYFVDEATILFRTAEGSKLFEISINDEVLFEVDDHTDADAWSVVVRGHAHRLEHTDEVERADSLPLKPWIPTVKYNYVRVVPTHLSGRAFVRGDEPDRYGIQQY, encoded by the coding sequence ATGAACGAGACAACGGACGCCGTCGTTCCGCTCACCGACGAGGAATGCTGGGCCCGCCTGCAGACGCAGGAACTCGGCCGCCTCGTCACCCACGTGGGCGACGTGCTGGACATCTTCCCGGTGAACTACTTCGTCGATGAGGCGACGATCCTGTTCCGCACCGCGGAGGGCAGCAAGCTGTTCGAGATCTCGATCAACGACGAGGTGCTGTTCGAGGTCGACGACCACACCGACGCCGACGCGTGGAGTGTCGTCGTGCGCGGCCACGCGCACCGCCTCGAGCACACGGACGAGGTCGAGCGGGCCGATTCGCTCCCGCTGAAGCCGTGGATCCCCACCGTGAAGTACAACTACGTGCGCGTGGTCCCCACCCACCTGTCGGGCCGCGCGTTCGTGCGCGGCGACGAGCCCGACCGCTACGGCATCCAGCAGTACTGA
- a CDS encoding NAD-dependent succinate-semialdehyde dehydrogenase, protein MTDYAVVNPATGETLATYPTITDEGLQAAIARSDAAYRSWRDVPVAERAAKIRRVAELHRERKDELAAIIVREMGKPLSHAEGEVDFAADITEFYADNAEKITGDQPLDILGEGTAVVRRSPLGVLLGIMPWNFPYYQVARFAAPNIVVGNTILLKHAPQCPESAAALEDMYREAGLEDVYINIYATNDQAATVVADPRVQGVSVTGSERAGSAVAALAGANLKKVALELGGSDPFIVLSTDDLDTVVANAVEARMDNNGQSCNAPKRFIVIDGLYDAFVEKFTEAMRAHTMGDPFAEDTLLGPLSSTLAAERLEAQVDKAVEQGATLVAGGKRDGAFYEPTVLTGVSSDMDVYREELFGPAGVVYKVHSEDEAVHLANDTSYGLGSYVYTTDPEQAERIADKIDAGMVYVNCVLADSPELPFGGVKRSGTSREMGLLAADEFVNKKLIRVAP, encoded by the coding sequence ATGACTGACTACGCCGTCGTCAACCCCGCCACGGGGGAGACCCTGGCCACCTACCCGACGATCACCGACGAGGGCCTGCAGGCGGCGATCGCCCGCTCCGATGCCGCGTACCGCTCGTGGCGCGACGTGCCGGTGGCCGAGCGGGCCGCGAAGATCCGCCGCGTCGCCGAGCTGCACCGCGAGCGCAAGGACGAGCTCGCCGCCATCATCGTGCGCGAGATGGGCAAGCCCCTGTCGCACGCCGAGGGCGAGGTCGACTTCGCCGCCGACATCACCGAGTTCTACGCCGACAACGCCGAGAAGATCACCGGAGACCAGCCGCTGGACATCCTCGGCGAAGGCACCGCCGTCGTCCGCCGTTCGCCGCTGGGCGTCCTGCTGGGCATCATGCCGTGGAACTTCCCGTACTACCAGGTCGCCCGGTTCGCGGCGCCGAACATCGTCGTCGGCAACACCATCCTGCTCAAGCACGCGCCGCAGTGCCCCGAGTCGGCCGCGGCCCTCGAGGACATGTACCGCGAGGCAGGCCTCGAGGACGTCTACATCAACATCTACGCGACCAACGACCAGGCCGCGACCGTCGTCGCCGACCCGCGCGTGCAGGGCGTCTCGGTCACCGGCTCTGAGCGTGCGGGCTCCGCCGTCGCGGCGCTCGCCGGCGCGAACCTCAAGAAGGTCGCGCTCGAGCTCGGCGGCTCGGACCCGTTCATCGTCCTGTCCACCGACGACCTCGACACCGTCGTCGCCAACGCCGTCGAGGCGCGCATGGACAACAACGGCCAGTCGTGCAACGCGCCCAAGCGCTTCATCGTCATCGACGGCCTGTACGACGCCTTCGTGGAGAAGTTCACCGAGGCCATGCGCGCCCACACCATGGGCGACCCGTTCGCCGAGGACACGCTTCTCGGCCCGCTGTCGTCGACCCTCGCCGCCGAGCGCCTCGAGGCGCAGGTCGACAAGGCGGTCGAGCAGGGTGCGACCCTGGTCGCCGGCGGAAAGCGCGACGGCGCGTTCTACGAGCCGACCGTGCTCACGGGCGTCTCCAGCGACATGGACGTCTACCGCGAGGAGCTCTTCGGCCCCGCCGGCGTCGTATACAAGGTCCACAGCGAGGACGAGGCGGTCCACCTCGCCAACGACACCAGCTACGGGCTCGGCTCGTACGTCTACACGACCGACCCCGAGCAGGCCGAGCGCATCGCCGACAAGATCGACGCGGGCATGGTCTACGTCAACTGCGTGCTGGCCGACAGCCCCGAGCTGCCCTTCGGCGGCGTGAAGCGCTCCGGCACTTCGCGTGAGATGGGCCTGCTGGCGGCGGACGAGTTCGTCAACAAGAAGCTCATCCGCGTCGCGCCGTAA
- the rplA gene encoding 50S ribosomal protein L1, with the protein MATKSKAYQAAAAKIAADKFYTPTEAVALAKETGSAKFDATVEVALKLSVDPRKADQMVRGTVILPHGTGKTARVIVFATGAAAEAAVAAGADEVGGPELIAKVADGWTDFDAAVATPELMGQVGRLGKVLGPRGLMPNPKTGTVTPNPAKAVEEIKGGKIEFRVDKHANVHFVVGKASFTAEQLDENLKAALDEIVRLKPSSSKGRYIQKGAVSTTFGPGIPLDVNVIA; encoded by the coding sequence ATGGCTACGAAGTCCAAGGCCTACCAGGCCGCCGCCGCCAAGATCGCGGCTGACAAGTTCTACACCCCGACCGAGGCCGTCGCCCTCGCGAAGGAGACCGGTTCGGCGAAGTTCGACGCGACCGTCGAGGTCGCGCTGAAGCTCTCGGTCGACCCCCGCAAGGCGGACCAGATGGTGCGCGGCACCGTCATCCTCCCGCACGGCACCGGCAAGACCGCCCGCGTCATCGTCTTCGCGACGGGTGCTGCGGCCGAGGCCGCTGTCGCCGCGGGCGCCGACGAGGTCGGTGGCCCGGAGCTCATCGCGAAGGTCGCCGACGGCTGGACCGACTTCGACGCGGCCGTCGCCACGCCGGAGCTCATGGGCCAGGTCGGCCGTCTCGGAAAGGTCCTCGGTCCCCGAGGCCTCATGCCGAACCCGAAGACCGGCACCGTGACCCCCAACCCGGCGAAGGCCGTGGAGGAGATCAAGGGCGGCAAGATCGAGTTCCGCGTCGACAAGCACGCCAACGTGCACTTCGTCGTCGGCAAGGCCTCGTTCACCGCCGAGCAGCTCGACGAGAACCTCAAGGCCGCGCTCGACGAGATCGTGCGTCTGAAGCCCTCGAGCTCGAAGGGCCGCTACATCCAGAAGGGCGCCGTGTCGACCACGTTCGGCCCCGGCATCCCGCTGGACGTCAACGTCATCGCCTGA
- the gabT gene encoding 4-aminobutyrate--2-oxoglutarate transaminase translates to MTTVDTSITVPVGGPSLPQERRLVTAIPGPRSQELLERKSAAVPAGVGHTAPIAAVAAGGGVVVDADGNSLIDLGSGIAVTSVGNADPKIVAAVQAQVAQFTHTCFMVSPYESYVAVAEALNRITPGDFAKKTALFNSGAEAVENAVKIARKHTGRQAVVAFDHGYHGRTNLTMALTAKSMPYKSGFGPFAPEVHRVPTSYPYRDGLSGPEAAERAISLIEKQVGADNLAAMIIEPIQGEGGFIVPADGFLPALVEWCRANGVVFIADEVQTGFARTGAMFASELFGIEPDLITTAKGIAGGLPLAAVTGRAEIMDASHTGGLGGTYGGNPIACAAALAAIDAFEHDGLIERAQHIGARLTARLEDMKASDPRIGDVRGRGAMVAAEFVDPATGKPDAALTAAVAKACIAQGVIILTCGTYGNVIRFLPPLSISDELLDEALDVLMAALAAS, encoded by the coding sequence ATGACGACGGTCGACACCTCCATCACTGTGCCCGTGGGCGGGCCCTCCCTGCCGCAGGAGCGGCGTCTGGTCACGGCGATCCCGGGCCCGCGTTCGCAGGAGCTGCTCGAGCGCAAGTCCGCCGCCGTCCCGGCCGGTGTCGGTCACACCGCCCCCATCGCCGCGGTCGCCGCCGGCGGTGGTGTCGTCGTGGACGCCGACGGCAACTCGCTCATCGACCTCGGCTCGGGAATCGCCGTCACCAGCGTCGGCAACGCCGACCCGAAGATCGTCGCGGCCGTCCAGGCGCAGGTCGCCCAGTTCACCCACACGTGCTTCATGGTCTCGCCGTACGAGTCCTACGTCGCCGTCGCCGAGGCGCTGAACCGCATCACGCCCGGCGACTTCGCCAAGAAGACGGCGCTGTTCAACTCCGGCGCCGAGGCCGTCGAGAACGCCGTCAAGATCGCGCGCAAGCACACCGGCCGCCAGGCCGTCGTCGCCTTCGACCACGGCTACCACGGCCGCACGAACCTCACCATGGCGCTCACGGCCAAGTCGATGCCGTACAAGAGCGGATTCGGTCCGTTCGCTCCGGAGGTCCACCGGGTGCCGACCTCGTACCCCTACCGCGACGGGCTGAGCGGGCCCGAGGCCGCAGAGCGCGCCATCTCGCTCATCGAGAAGCAGGTCGGCGCCGACAACCTCGCCGCCATGATCATCGAGCCGATCCAGGGCGAGGGCGGCTTCATCGTCCCCGCCGACGGATTCCTTCCCGCCCTCGTGGAGTGGTGCCGGGCCAATGGCGTCGTCTTCATCGCCGACGAGGTGCAGACCGGGTTCGCCCGCACCGGCGCGATGTTCGCCAGCGAGCTGTTCGGCATCGAGCCCGACCTCATCACGACCGCGAAGGGCATCGCCGGAGGCCTGCCGCTCGCGGCGGTGACCGGACGCGCCGAGATCATGGACGCCTCGCACACCGGCGGCCTCGGCGGCACGTACGGCGGCAACCCGATCGCGTGCGCGGCGGCGCTCGCCGCGATCGACGCATTCGAGCACGACGGCCTCATCGAGCGCGCCCAGCACATCGGCGCGCGGCTCACGGCCCGGCTCGAGGACATGAAGGCGTCCGATCCCCGAATCGGCGACGTGCGCGGCCGCGGGGCGATGGTCGCCGCCGAGTTCGTCGACCCCGCCACGGGCAAGCCCGACGCCGCCCTGACCGCGGCCGTCGCCAAGGCGTGCATCGCACAGGGCGTGATCATCCTGACCTGCGGCACGTACGGCAACGTGATCCGCTTCCTGCCGCCGCTGTCCATCAGCGACGAGCTGCTCGACGAGGCGCTCGACGTGCTGATGGCGGCGCTGGCCGCATCCTGA
- the nusG gene encoding transcription termination/antitermination protein NusG gives MSEKYVDDADWATAAEQSSEDDEAQEGNVLESQERSVEAAEHVAIHIEDRNEDDGTDEDTDEVDDPEADAIVNDALNIDETAEVEAAAEVLNDAVAEEEAERAAHAAEEVAPYDGPDLDEDEDEDEQSDVDEDPYEAFRAELRSLEGKWYVIHSYAGFERKVKANIEQRKSTLEVEEDIYQVEVPMEDVVEIKNGQRKMVTRVRIPGYVLVRMELNEDTWSVVRHTPGVTGFVGNAHNPTPLRFEEAFNMLKSLVEVKEVAPAKGAAAKGAPTMARTVPAEVDFEIGETITIKEGSFAGLPGSISEIKPESGKLTVLVSLFERETPVELSFDQVTKL, from the coding sequence GTGTCTGAAAAGTATGTCGACGACGCCGACTGGGCGACGGCCGCGGAGCAGTCCTCCGAGGACGACGAGGCCCAGGAGGGCAACGTCCTCGAGTCGCAGGAGCGGTCGGTCGAGGCCGCGGAGCACGTGGCGATCCACATCGAGGACCGCAATGAGGACGACGGCACCGACGAGGACACGGACGAGGTCGACGACCCGGAGGCAGACGCGATCGTGAACGACGCACTGAACATCGACGAGACCGCAGAGGTCGAGGCCGCAGCCGAGGTCCTCAACGACGCCGTCGCCGAGGAGGAGGCCGAGCGCGCCGCGCACGCCGCCGAAGAGGTCGCGCCGTACGACGGTCCCGACCTGGACGAAGACGAAGACGAGGACGAGCAGTCCGACGTCGACGAGGACCCGTACGAGGCGTTCCGCGCCGAGCTGCGCTCGCTCGAGGGCAAGTGGTACGTCATCCACTCCTACGCCGGCTTCGAGCGCAAGGTGAAGGCCAACATCGAGCAGCGCAAGTCCACGCTCGAGGTCGAAGAGGACATCTACCAGGTCGAGGTCCCCATGGAGGACGTCGTCGAGATCAAGAACGGTCAGCGCAAGATGGTCACGCGCGTCCGGATCCCCGGCTACGTGCTCGTGCGCATGGAGCTGAACGAGGACACCTGGTCGGTCGTGCGCCACACCCCGGGCGTCACCGGGTTCGTCGGCAACGCCCACAACCCGACCCCCCTCCGCTTCGAGGAGGCCTTCAACATGCTGAAGAGCCTCGTCGAGGTCAAGGAGGTCGCTCCGGCCAAGGGCGCAGCCGCCAAGGGTGCGCCGACCATGGCCCGCACCGTCCCCGCCGAGGTCGACTTCGAGATCGGCGAGACCATCACCATCAAGGAGGGCTCGTTCGCCGGCCTTCCCGGCTCGATCAGCGAGATCAAGCCCGAGAGCGGCAAGCTCACGGTCCTCGTCTCCCTGTTCGAGCGCGAGACCCCGGTCGAACTCAGCTTCGACCAGGTCACCAAGCTCTGA
- the rplK gene encoding 50S ribosomal protein L11 — MAPKKKVTGLIKLQINAGAANPAPPIGPALGQHGVNIMEFCKAYNAATESQRGNVIPVEITVYEDRSFTFILKTPPAAELIKKAAGVQKGSSTPHTTKVGKLTKEQVRQIAEAKQPDLNANDIEAASKIIAGTARSMGITVED, encoded by the coding sequence ATGGCACCGAAGAAGAAGGTGACCGGCCTGATCAAGCTCCAGATCAACGCCGGCGCCGCCAACCCGGCGCCGCCGATCGGCCCCGCGCTCGGTCAGCATGGCGTCAACATCATGGAGTTCTGCAAGGCGTACAACGCCGCGACCGAGTCGCAGCGCGGCAACGTCATCCCTGTGGAGATCACCGTCTACGAGGACCGCAGCTTCACCTTCATCCTGAAGACCCCGCCGGCAGCCGAGCTGATCAAGAAGGCCGCGGGCGTCCAGAAGGGCTCGTCCACCCCGCACACGACCAAGGTGGGCAAGCTCACCAAGGAGCAGGTGCGTCAGATCGCCGAGGCCAAGCAGCCCGACCTGAACGCGAACGACATCGAGGCCGCCTCGAAGATCATCGCCGGCACCGCCCGTTCCATGGGCATCACGGTCGAGGACTGA
- a CDS encoding FAD-dependent oxidoreductase: protein MQTPAVPNGDVSWWWRDLGGVPAPRAPLAGDLDTDVAIVGAGYTGLWTAYYLKTLQPDLRVTVLEQRFAGFGASGRNGGWLTNTVTGGRERYAAAHGRDAANAQQHALNNAVDEVIAVAAREGIDADIAKGGEFEIARTPAGLARLRATARDEQTWAHTDVQLLDAGSAAARIGVDGVLGGIWHPHCARVHPAKLARGLAAVVERLGVTIHEGTRVTEIAPGRATTEHGSVTASHVIRATEGFTADLRGEHRTWLPMNSSMIVTEPLPASFWDAVGWEGRETLGDFAHVYMYAQRTADDRIAFGGRGVPYRYGSHVDTDGSTQKRTITSLTRLLRDFFPRAADTPIAHAWAGVLGVPRDWAATVGHDRATGLGWAGGYVGTGVTATNLAGRTLADLVLGRDTDLVHLPWVGQRAKKWEIEPLRWIAVNAIYAAYGVADRIESARSSARTAWPASVADRIADR from the coding sequence ATGCAGACACCCGCTGTGCCCAACGGAGACGTCTCGTGGTGGTGGCGCGACCTCGGCGGCGTCCCCGCCCCGCGCGCGCCGCTCGCCGGCGACCTCGACACCGACGTCGCCATCGTCGGCGCCGGATACACGGGCCTCTGGACGGCGTACTACCTCAAGACCCTCCAGCCCGACCTGCGGGTCACGGTCCTCGAGCAGCGGTTCGCCGGCTTCGGAGCATCCGGCCGCAACGGCGGATGGCTGACGAACACCGTCACCGGCGGGCGCGAGCGCTACGCCGCCGCGCACGGCCGCGATGCCGCGAACGCGCAGCAGCATGCGCTCAACAACGCCGTCGACGAGGTGATCGCCGTCGCCGCGCGCGAGGGCATCGACGCCGACATCGCCAAGGGCGGCGAGTTCGAGATCGCCCGCACGCCCGCAGGTCTGGCACGCCTGCGCGCGACGGCGCGCGACGAGCAGACGTGGGCCCACACCGACGTCCAGCTCCTGGATGCCGGATCCGCCGCGGCCCGCATCGGCGTCGACGGCGTGCTCGGCGGCATCTGGCACCCGCACTGCGCACGCGTGCACCCGGCCAAACTCGCCCGCGGACTCGCCGCCGTCGTCGAGCGGCTCGGTGTCACGATCCACGAGGGCACGCGGGTCACCGAGATCGCCCCCGGACGGGCGACGACCGAGCACGGCAGCGTCACGGCATCCCACGTCATCCGCGCGACCGAGGGGTTCACCGCTGACCTGCGCGGCGAGCACCGCACGTGGCTGCCGATGAACTCGTCGATGATCGTCACCGAGCCGCTCCCGGCATCCTTCTGGGACGCCGTCGGCTGGGAGGGTCGCGAGACCCTCGGCGACTTCGCCCACGTCTACATGTACGCCCAGCGCACCGCCGACGACCGCATCGCGTTCGGCGGGCGGGGCGTGCCGTACCGCTACGGATCGCACGTCGACACCGACGGCTCGACGCAGAAGCGCACGATCACCTCGCTGACCCGCCTGCTGCGGGACTTCTTCCCGCGGGCCGCGGACACTCCCATCGCGCACGCGTGGGCCGGGGTGCTCGGCGTGCCGCGCGACTGGGCGGCGACGGTCGGGCATGACCGCGCGACGGGCCTCGGCTGGGCCGGCGGCTACGTCGGGACGGGCGTGACAGCGACGAATCTCGCCGGTCGCACCCTCGCCGACCTGGTGCTCGGCCGCGACACGGACCTCGTGCATCTGCCCTGGGTGGGTCAGCGGGCGAAGAAGTGGGAGATCGAGCCCCTGCGCTGGATCGCGGTCAACGCGATCTACGCCGCCTACGGCGTCGCCGACCGCATCGAGTCGGCGCGCTCGTCCGCCCGCACCGCGTGGCCGGCATCAGTGGCGGACCGGATCGCCGACCGCTGA